From Alcaligenes faecalis, the proteins below share one genomic window:
- a CDS encoding YqaE/Pmp3 family membrane protein, with product MRLLIALLLPWLVFFTIGRPVAGIICLILQLTVIGWIPAAIWAVYSLSQYKTDKKIEQALGKR from the coding sequence ATGCGCTTACTGATCGCACTGCTGTTGCCATGGCTGGTTTTTTTCACGATTGGTCGGCCTGTAGCAGGCATTATTTGCCTGATTTTGCAGTTGACCGTCATTGGATGGATTCCTGCCGCTATTTGGGCGGTATATTCTCTTAGCCAATACAAGACTGATAAGAAAATAGAGCAAGCCTTGGGCAAGCGTTAA
- a CDS encoding diaminopimelate dehydrogenase, which translates to MSSKIRVGIAGYGNLGRGVELALAQNPDMELVSVFTRRDPASLRLQSAGVPVRALDQIEQYRNDIDVLILCGGSKNDLPEQGPALARWFTTVDSFDTHARIPEYYAAVDAAAQGAGTTALIAVGWDPGLFSLNRLYGECVLPVGQTYTFWGKGLSQGHSDAIRRVAGVAGGVQYTLPIEAAVQRVRNGEQPELSTREKHKRQCFVVLEQGADADTVREAIVTMPDYFADYDTEVNFIDAETLARDHAAMPHGGFVIRSGQSGSGSQQVVEYALNLGSNPEFTSSVLVAYARAAYRMNKNGQTGAQTVLDVAPGLLSPKTPAQLRKELL; encoded by the coding sequence ATGAGTAGCAAAATCCGTGTCGGTATTGCAGGTTACGGCAATTTAGGGCGAGGCGTAGAGCTGGCCCTGGCACAAAACCCGGACATGGAGCTGGTCAGCGTTTTTACTCGTCGTGACCCTGCTTCCCTGCGTCTGCAAAGTGCAGGCGTGCCCGTGCGCGCCCTGGACCAGATCGAACAGTACCGCAATGATATTGATGTGCTGATTCTCTGTGGTGGCTCTAAAAATGACCTGCCCGAGCAAGGCCCGGCCTTGGCGCGCTGGTTCACAACGGTGGACAGCTTTGATACCCATGCCCGTATCCCCGAGTACTACGCGGCTGTCGATGCGGCCGCTCAGGGCGCTGGCACCACGGCTCTGATCGCGGTGGGCTGGGACCCAGGCCTGTTCTCCCTGAATCGCCTGTACGGCGAATGCGTTTTGCCTGTTGGCCAGACTTACACCTTCTGGGGCAAGGGCCTGAGCCAAGGCCACTCGGATGCGATCCGTCGTGTGGCTGGTGTGGCCGGTGGTGTGCAATACACCCTGCCTATCGAAGCTGCGGTACAGCGTGTGCGCAATGGCGAACAGCCTGAACTCAGCACCCGTGAAAAGCACAAACGTCAGTGCTTTGTCGTGCTGGAGCAGGGCGCGGATGCCGATACCGTGCGTGAAGCAATTGTCACCATGCCTGACTATTTTGCAGACTACGACACCGAAGTGAACTTCATTGATGCCGAAACTCTGGCTCGCGACCATGCCGCCATGCCGCACGGTGGTTTTGTGATTCGTAGCGGTCAGTCCGGCTCGGGTTCGCAGCAGGTGGTGGAGTACGCACTGAATCTGGGCAGCAATCCCGAATTCACGTCCAGCGTGCTGGTCGCTTATGCGCGCGCCGCGTACCGCATGAACAAGAACGGTCAGACTGGTGCCCAGACTGTCCTGGACGTGGCCCCAGGCCTGCTCTCGCCCAAGACGCCAGCTCAACTGCGCAAAGAACTGCTGTAA
- the leuE gene encoding leucine efflux protein LeuE, protein MFEQIGVINFWAFVVGTVFIVLLPGPNSLYVLASGAGHGVREGYKAALGVVVGDGILMTLTALGAASLLKTLPMLYMGIRWLGAAYLLYLGVRLLQSAFRQGGPVQSVDTRLRHETRFRKALLLSLLNPKAILFFLSFFVQFVDPSKGHTGLAFMLLGLVVELISICYLSLLIFGGDRLAGIFRRHQRLSRMGNGSVGLLFMGFAARMISD, encoded by the coding sequence GTGTTCGAACAAATCGGTGTTATCAATTTCTGGGCCTTTGTGGTGGGTACGGTGTTTATCGTGCTATTGCCTGGACCCAATTCTTTATACGTTCTGGCCAGTGGCGCCGGACATGGCGTACGCGAAGGTTATAAAGCGGCCTTGGGCGTTGTCGTGGGCGACGGTATTTTGATGACGCTGACAGCCCTGGGCGCTGCCTCGCTGCTTAAGACGCTGCCCATGTTGTATATGGGCATACGCTGGCTGGGCGCTGCCTATTTGTTGTATTTGGGGGTGCGGCTGTTACAGTCAGCCTTCAGGCAAGGCGGCCCGGTCCAGTCCGTGGACACGCGCTTGCGTCACGAAACCCGCTTTCGCAAGGCCTTGCTCCTGAGCTTGTTGAATCCCAAGGCCATCTTGTTCTTCCTGTCCTTTTTCGTGCAGTTTGTGGACCCGTCCAAAGGTCACACAGGCCTGGCCTTTATGCTGTTGGGTCTGGTGGTGGAGCTGATCAGCATTTGTTATTTGTCTTTGCTGATTTTTGGCGGTGACCGTCTGGCAGGAATTTTCCGACGTCATCAGCGTTTGTCCCGTATGGGCAATGGCTCGGTGGGGCTGTTGTTCATGGGCTTTGCCGCCCGCATGATCAGCGACTAG